In the Halorubrum ruber genome, CGGGGACGACGAGCCCCTGCTTCGAGCGCTTGTTCACCTGCGTGTCGTAGTCGGCGTCGCGCAGGTCGCTCTTGAGGTGCGAGACGGTGCCGATCGGCGACAGCTCCGTCATCCCCCACGCGTGGAGCACCTCGACGTCGCGCTCGTCGTACCACTCGATCAGCGCCTTCGGCGCGGCCGCGCCGCCGATGATCACGGTGTCGAGCGTCGAGAGGTCGACGTCGTTCCCCTCCTCGACGTACTCGCGCAGGCCGAGCCACACCGTCGGCACGCCCGCGGAGATCGTGACGCCCTCCTCCTCGATCAGCGCCGCGAGGTCCGCGGGGTCCGGCGAGGGGCCGGGGTAGACGTGCTTCGCGCCCGCGGCCGCCGCGGTGAACGGCATCCCCCACGCGTTGACGTGGAACATGGGGACGACGGGCATGACGACGTCCGAGTCCTCCATCGGGATCCCCTGCGGCGTCTGGGAGGCCATCGTGTGGCTCCACAGCATCGACTGGGTGTACTCGACGCCCTTCGGCTTCCCCGTGGTGCCGGAGGTGTAACAGAGGCCGGCGGGCTGGTCGCCGTCGAGATCCGGCCAGTCGTACTCGGTCGAGTGGTCCGCGATGAACTCCTCGTAGGCCGGCGCGTCGAGCGCGTCGATCCCCTCGGAGCCCATCGCGACGAAGTCGACGTCGTCGAACTCCTCGGCGCCCTCCGCCGCGCCCGCGATCTTCTCGGCCAGCGACGGGTCGACGAAGATGATCTCGTCGTCGGCGTCGTCGACGATGTACTGGATGTGTTCGTCGGGCAGCAGCGGATTGATCGTGTGGAGCTGCGCGCCCGTGTTCGGGACGCCGAAGTACGTCTCGAAGTGCCGCGTGTGGTTCCAGCAGAAGGTCGCGACGCGGTCGCCGCGCTCGATCCCGTAGTCGTCTAAGGCGTTCGCGAGCTGTGCGGTCCGGTCGGCGTACTCGCTGTAGGTGTGCCGGGTGCGCCCCTCGTGG is a window encoding:
- a CDS encoding long-chain fatty acid--CoA ligase, with amino-acid sequence MPGGHAQTLRPFMWRAERLYPDTEIVSRTHEGRTRHTYSEYADRTAQLANALDDYGIERGDRVATFCWNHTRHFETYFGVPNTGAQLHTINPLLPDEHIQYIVDDADDEIIFVDPSLAEKIAGAAEGAEEFDDVDFVAMGSEGIDALDAPAYEEFIADHSTEYDWPDLDGDQPAGLCYTSGTTGKPKGVEYTQSMLWSHTMASQTPQGIPMEDSDVVMPVVPMFHVNAWGMPFTAAAAGAKHVYPGPSPDPADLAALIEEEGVTISAGVPTVWLGLREYVEEGNDVDLSTLDTVIIGGAAAPKALIEWYDERDVEVLHAWGMTELSPIGTVSHLKSDLRDADYDTQVNKRSKQGLVVPGLEFEVIDEDGEEVPWNGEDFGELRIRGPWVTKEYFARPEASEEEFVDGWLKTGDVVTVDEDGYMQLVDRTKDVIKSGGEWISSVELENAIMAYDGVSEAAVVGVPHERWQERPVAFVVVADGVDREEIVERIETGLREEYPKWWVPDAVEFIDEVPKTATGKFSKKDLREQYGDQSLVDGAVPEDDAPEE